TCGTGCTTCTGCCCCTCTTCTCAGACTACTCAGAACGAAGGTAATGGCTTCGGTAATggcttcaattatttttaaatgatCGTTATCTGTTCTTACATGGTTCTTAGTTCTCTGTTCTGCTGGTGCCTTTTAATTTGATGAGCTTCTATTTATTCATTATGATCGAATATTTGAAAAATAGGTGTTTATAATTGAATTATGGAATTATGGGTAGGGAGTTATGGAATTTGAAAATAGGTGTTTGAAATtgaattatgatttttttgctGCTCACTATGGAATTTGAAAATAGCAAATAGGTGTTTGAAATTGCGGGTGCCTTTCTTGTTAGGAAGTTTGATTAGTAGCTTTGCTAGTAATAACAAACATGATCTCTAGGCCTCTAATATCTACATGCACCTTTTCTTCCTAGGTTTGTCCTGGTAGTGATAATCTCCACTCATCCCAAATCTTTACATGATAGGAACAAATAAGAGCAAGACTTACTGGAGAGTGCAAAAGATTGTCCATTTAGACCCTTCTAAGCTAAATGCGCATGAAGATTCTACCATGTATACAGACAATGAAATCTGTGATTTGGTGAAGGGATAAGTCCACGGGTGGACTCAACTTGTTATGAAATTGTTGTTATGAAATCCATGTGAAATTTTTTTGCAATAGATATCTATGTGAATTTGTGGTTCGTAATTTCcttatgtgttttgtgttttgaaGATATTGTTGTTCGTCATACGTTGCAGGTGATTATGATTTTGTGTTTATGCTCTATTCAGTATTTTGTTGTGCTGCTGTTTTGTGGGTTGTGATTATTTTGTGTAGTGATGTGCTACTTTTTGTTTTGTGATTAATTGTGCTTAGCTATTTTTCTAGTGAAAGTTAAGTTGATATAGAAAGAAACTTCATTTTGACTAATGAatgataaattattaaattgttAATAATTGATAAGATCAAAGCTTATATTAGATTTTGGTTGATGTAGTACTTTAAATTTGAAAGACATTTTGAAGTTTATATTagattataattatgttttaggatgtttatttataattattttattataaaacggttTTTTCAGTTAGACCACAGTTGAACCGGCTAGACCAATAAACCAGTAAACCAGTGACTAAAGCAGTTTAATGACCGGTCCTGTTTTTAGAACCTTGCTAACAACTCAGCAGTGTTTTTTATTATAGGACAAAAGTTTCAACGCTACTAATATGCTAGTAaaattattacttttattttttattttcttcaaagaacaaacatcaaagtttatttatttattcgcTAAGAAATGTTTGAAATTTGAATGGATGAGTTTGTACATGTAGCAGAGAGAGATGGTGAATGCAATGGAGTGGCCGAAGCAgcaacagcagaatcagaatcagcAGAGGAATGTGATTGCTGGAGAGATCATGTATGTGAAGGTGATGACCGATGAGCAGTTAGAGACTCTGAGGAAGCAGATCGCTGTATATGCCACCATTTGTGAGAAGCTAATTGAGATGCACAAAACCCTCTCTGCTCAGCAAGACCTTGCTGGTAACTCACTTTTCATCAATTAATATAGCTTGTACATAATTGGTTATTGTTACAGTTTGATTTTGATTGGATGTTAATGTaacgtttttttatttttcttttataccATTTTAATGCAACTGTTTTTAAGGAGCTTGATCGTGTAACTGTTAGGAAGTTGCACTTATTTAGGAGTAGTAAATACTGAGAATCATAAATCAGGTACAATCCTTTGGAAGTTTGTTATGGCTAATTATTTATTGCCATTCAGTTGGAGTATAGGAAAATTTAGTCataaattagttttagttaTTGGCTTCTGTTAAAATTTCAGTTAGTTAGTTATGTAGTTGGTTTTCGGTGGTTAGTTATCATGGGGTGTTCCCTCGGTCCAATAATTACTGTCATGTTTATAAAATTGGTGCATTTCATAACTGTCATATTACTTTATTGTTAAAATGTCAATTAGTGTATGGAACACCAatacttaaaaaattatttgctTAATGATAATGTGTTAGAATATCAAAGGTAAAAGATTGGAGAAGAAAGATGGAGTTGACAGGGAAACAGTtatgatgtgtttgttgaaggaAATTTGGTTTTTTTTTGTCTTGTCAGGAATCAGGCTTGGAAGCATGTATTGTGATCCATTGATGGCCTCTTCTGGCCACAAAATAACTTCCCGGCAGCGGTGGACTCCGACATCTGTGCAGCTTCAGATTCTTGAGAGGATATTTGATCAGGGGACCGGAACTCCAAGCAAGGAGAAGATCAAGGAGATTACTGCTGAACTTAGTAAGCATGGTCAAATTTCTGAGACTAACGTCTACAACTGGTTTCAGAACCGACGTGCTAGATCGAAAAGAAAGCAGCAGAATGTGGCAGCTAGCAATAACACTAACACCAACACTGAATCAGAAGTAGAGACTGAGGTTGATTCCAAGGATAAGAAGACTAAACCAGAGGAGTTTCAGTCGCAGCAGAGTCTCGCTAATGTGGCTGCTCAGAATGTCTGCTTCCATAACCCTGACTTGCCTTACTTGAATCCGGAATCCAATAAATCAGATTCCATTTTCCCATCAGATGGTAGCCTAACATCTACAAGCAACTTTGATCATATGCCTGTTTTCAATGGGATGATAGCAAATTCAAGTATGTTACTTGTTCTGCTTTTCGCctttacaaaatttttataagtcaATCATTTTAGTTTATATGAAAACCAAGATTAGCATTCTCTAATATTTATGGCTCGTTAGGAATACCCAGAGATCTATTATTCAATTAACTTAGTCATGACACATTAAAAAGATGTAGTAAATATTTGAGAAATATGGaatgcaattcctcaagaacCCTAACTACTAGTGCAAATTAATTTTGGTATTGAGCATCAATTTTTCGCCTCTCCTTTTCATGAATTCCATCATCATGTTTAGTGCTTATTGTGCTTTATATTTGAAGCTCTCAAGTCACAAAATGTTTAACTCAAAAATCCTATTCAATACTTTGTAAAGTCATGCATTAAGTTTGCATACACGTTCTCTGGTAATTGACGCATCTCTTCTCGTGTGTTTGAATTATTGAGCTATACTTAATTTATAAATGAAGCTTTGGCGTTGTAAAAATTATGGGGTTCAGCAAAGGGTTATACTTAAATGAGTTTCTTTATGTTTATATTCATTTTTGCAGGGAGTGATTACCTTGCTGGGAAAATGGAAGCACCTGATAGTTACAATATATACCATGAAGGAGGAGATTACAACATTACAGGTTGACACATTGAGATTCAGTGTTAACTTGTGCCAACTGTGATTAGCTTGTAAAGAAACAAGGGTGTGGTTTATTGAGCTTGTATTAATGGGAAAGCACATTTGAACCAATCCAAAAAGTGGGAACTTATATGAACTTTACATATATAGCAATCTTTTATGATAGTAACTcaacatttttaattttgagaatGCAATGTAAATGCTGACTTCATGTAAAATTGGTATTTTATAGGCATCTATTACCTAAGGACTTCTCTTGGTTGgtctttactattgtatagaattAAGTTTTATCTACACATGTAGATAGACACTTGTCGAATGGGCTGCGCTGGATGGCCCATGACCTGCAACCGTGATGTTTGCGGCAATATCTCAAAAGTGACACCGCAGGAAACCAACTCTAGCAGGGTCAGTGCTTTGTTGGAAGGTTAGGGTGTTAAGTACGGGTAGTTAGTATTTAATAGTAGTTGTTTAATTAGAAGGGTTTGTTGTGATATGCATGGATGAATGCTCATTTAATAAATTATGACTTCCTTTATAATTCAGGCAGCTAACTTTTTCAATATAGAAGTTAAGTTTATCAAGACATTAATATAGAAGTTAAGTTTATCAAGATTAACTAGAAGTTAAGTGGTGGCGCCTGATTTAATGCTCCTTGGAGCTTTGGAGTATTAAAACTCCTTTTAAAAGAGTTAAACAAAAGTTAAcatttatatctattttttgtcatttttatttaaaacttGTTTGGATTAAgactattattttaatttgggCCATTTTAAGCCCGTTATATTTTTGGATTAATATTAttcatattaaattattataatattattataaaagatttaaaaaattaaaaagtcaaatatatttttttatatgaattttaaaatt
This sequence is a window from Arachis stenosperma cultivar V10309 chromosome 10, arast.V10309.gnm1.PFL2, whole genome shotgun sequence. Protein-coding genes within it:
- the LOC130956137 gene encoding WUSCHEL-related homeobox 13-like, with the protein product MVNAMEWPKQQQQNQNQQRNVIAGEIMYVKVMTDEQLETLRKQIAVYATICEKLIEMHKTLSAQQDLAGIRLGSMYCDPLMASSGHKITSRQRWTPTSVQLQILERIFDQGTGTPSKEKIKEITAELSKHGQISETNVYNWFQNRRARSKRKQQNVAASNNTNTNTESEVETEVDSKDKKTKPEEFQSQQSLANVAAQNVCFHNPDLPYLNPESNKSDSIFPSDGSLTSTSNFDHMPVFNGMIANSRSDYLAGKMEAPDSYNIYHEGGDYNITG